One segment of Nocardioides sp. QY071 DNA contains the following:
- a CDS encoding ABC transporter ATP-binding protein, which yields MSARVEVVVAEREVDVAFEVADGETVALLGPNGAGKSTTLAVLGGLLRPDAGRVVLDGQELTGPGRWVAPHARRTALLAQDPLLFPHLSVLENVAFGPRSTGAGRRAARSAAAHWLGEVDAAELAERRPAQLSGGQAQRVAVARALAAEPRLLLLDEPMAALDVAVAPALRTLLRRVLAGRTTVIVTHHVLDALLLADRVVVLDGGRVVEQGATADVLSRPRSAFAARFAGLNLVAGSATPDGVRRPDGLVLHGSPGDPPAVDGSAAVAVFRPSAVAVHAEPPGGSPRNALPVVISELEPLGDLVRVRAGELAADVTVASVAELGLAPGASVTFVVKATEVDVYAT from the coding sequence GTGAGCGCGCGGGTCGAGGTGGTCGTCGCCGAGCGCGAGGTCGACGTCGCCTTCGAGGTGGCCGACGGCGAGACCGTCGCGCTGCTCGGCCCCAACGGCGCCGGGAAGTCCACCACCCTCGCCGTCCTGGGCGGGCTGCTGCGCCCCGACGCGGGGCGGGTGGTGCTCGACGGGCAGGAGCTGACCGGCCCCGGACGCTGGGTCGCGCCGCACGCGCGTCGTACCGCACTCCTGGCGCAGGACCCGCTCCTGTTCCCCCACCTCTCGGTGCTCGAGAACGTCGCCTTCGGCCCCCGCAGCACCGGCGCCGGCCGCCGCGCTGCCCGCAGCGCAGCCGCGCACTGGCTGGGTGAGGTCGACGCCGCCGAGCTCGCCGAGCGCCGCCCCGCCCAGCTCTCCGGCGGCCAGGCCCAGCGGGTCGCGGTCGCCCGGGCCCTCGCCGCCGAACCCCGGCTTCTGCTGCTCGACGAGCCGATGGCGGCCCTCGACGTGGCGGTCGCGCCGGCCCTGCGCACGCTGTTGCGCCGGGTCCTCGCGGGGCGCACCACCGTGATCGTCACCCACCACGTCCTCGACGCGCTGCTGCTCGCCGACCGGGTGGTCGTGCTCGACGGCGGGCGGGTGGTCGAGCAGGGCGCCACTGCCGACGTGCTCTCCCGTCCCCGCAGCGCCTTCGCCGCCCGGTTCGCCGGACTCAACCTGGTCGCGGGCAGCGCCACCCCCGACGGCGTACGACGGCCGGACGGGCTGGTCCTCCATGGCAGCCCCGGCGATCCCCCGGCCGTCGACGGCTCCGCCGCCGTCGCGGTGTTCCGCCCCTCGGCGGTCGCCGTCCACGCGGAGCCGCCGGGCGGCAGCCCGCGCAACGCGCTGCCCGTCGTGATCAGCGAGCTGGAGCCGCTGGGCGACCTGGTCCGCGTCCGCGCCGGCGAGCTGGCGGCCGACGTCACCGTCGCCTCGGTCGCGGAGCTCGGGCTGGCTCCGGGAGCGAGCGTGACGTTCGTCGTGAAGGCCACCGAGGTCGACGTGTACGCCACGTAG
- a CDS encoding ABC transporter permease yields the protein MSHTRHVGLPRWLLGPALLAGVFVVLPVASMTTRIAWGDFPGLVTSEAARSALVLSLKTSTASTVLCLLLGIPLATVLARSEARWLGVLRSLVLLPLVLPPVVGGIALLSTFGRQGLLGGELEALGIRIAFTSVAVVLAQTFVSLPFLVVSLEGALRTAGERYDVVAASLGARPTTVLRRVTLPLVLPGLASGAVLAFARSLGEFGATITFAGSLEGTTRTLPLLIYNLRVTDADAAVAMSLLLVVVAVLVIGLVRPKGAL from the coding sequence GTGAGCCACACCCGACACGTCGGCCTGCCGCGCTGGCTCCTCGGGCCCGCCCTCCTCGCCGGCGTGTTCGTGGTGCTGCCGGTCGCCTCGATGACGACCCGGATCGCGTGGGGCGACTTCCCGGGGCTGGTCACCTCCGAGGCCGCCCGCTCCGCGCTGGTCCTCAGCCTCAAGACGTCGACCGCCAGCACCGTGCTCTGCCTGCTCCTCGGCATCCCGCTGGCCACCGTGCTCGCCCGCAGTGAGGCGCGCTGGCTCGGCGTACTGCGCTCGCTCGTCCTGCTCCCCCTCGTGCTGCCGCCGGTCGTCGGCGGCATCGCGCTGCTCTCGACCTTCGGCCGCCAGGGGCTGCTCGGCGGCGAGCTCGAGGCGCTCGGCATCCGGATCGCGTTCACCTCGGTCGCGGTCGTGCTGGCACAGACCTTCGTGTCGCTGCCGTTCCTCGTCGTCAGCCTGGAGGGCGCGCTGCGCACCGCCGGGGAGCGGTACGACGTCGTCGCGGCCTCCCTCGGCGCGCGGCCCACCACCGTGCTGCGCCGGGTCACCCTGCCGCTCGTGCTGCCCGGCCTGGCCTCCGGCGCGGTGCTCGCCTTCGCCCGCTCCCTCGGGGAGTTCGGCGCCACGATCACCTTCGCCGGCAGCCTCGAGGGCACCACCCGGACCCTGCCGCTGCTGATCTACAACCTCCGCGTCACCGACGCCGACGCGGCCGTCGCGATGTCCCTGCTCCTGGTCGTGGTGGCGGTACTGGTCATCGGCCTGGTCCGCCCCAAGGGCGCGCTGTGA
- the modA gene encoding molybdate ABC transporter substrate-binding protein, producing MNTTRLRLGATSAAVLLALPLAACGDDGDGGSVGKDGDQTMTVFAAASLAKTFEELEDRFEDAHPGVDVKLSFGGSSDLVAQITEGAEADVFASADTANMDKLVAAKLTSGDPSEFATNTLMIAVPPGNPAKITGLADLAKKDAKLVLCQPEVPCGSAALKVADAAGLTFAPVSEEESVSGVLTKVEDGEADAGLVYVTDVSAAGDDVEGIDFPEAADVVNHYPIVAVEGSKHADLAQQWIDLVLGEGQKVLQDAGFGAPSS from the coding sequence ATGAACACGACCCGGCTCCGGCTCGGCGCGACCAGCGCCGCCGTCCTGCTCGCCCTCCCGCTCGCCGCCTGCGGTGACGACGGGGACGGTGGCTCCGTCGGCAAGGACGGCGACCAGACCATGACCGTCTTCGCGGCCGCCTCCCTGGCGAAGACCTTCGAGGAGCTCGAGGACCGGTTCGAGGACGCCCACCCGGGAGTCGACGTGAAGCTGTCCTTCGGCGGCTCCTCCGACCTGGTCGCGCAGATCACCGAGGGCGCGGAGGCCGACGTGTTCGCCTCCGCCGACACCGCCAACATGGACAAGCTGGTGGCGGCGAAGCTGACCTCCGGCGACCCCAGCGAGTTCGCGACCAACACCTTGATGATCGCGGTGCCGCCGGGCAACCCCGCGAAGATCACCGGCCTGGCCGACCTGGCGAAGAAGGACGCCAAGTTGGTGCTGTGCCAGCCGGAGGTGCCCTGCGGCAGCGCCGCTCTCAAGGTCGCCGACGCGGCCGGCCTCACCTTCGCGCCCGTCAGCGAGGAGGAGTCCGTCTCCGGCGTGCTGACCAAGGTCGAGGACGGCGAGGCCGACGCCGGCCTGGTGTACGTCACCGACGTGTCCGCCGCCGGCGACGACGTCGAGGGCATCGACTTCCCGGAGGCCGCGGACGTCGTCAACCACTACCCGATCGTCGCGGTCGAGGGCTCGAAGCACGCCGACCTCGCCCAGCAGTGGATCGACCTGGTCCTCGGCGAGGGCCAGAAGGTGCTGCAGGACGCCGGGTTCGGGGCACCCTCCTCGTGA
- a CDS encoding helix-turn-helix domain-containing protein: MTDYRVAEAAELLGVSTDTVRRWIEAGRVPSATVDGRTVIPGVDLAGLAASLVDEADRDRTRAGEVSARNRMTGIVTRVLADTVMAQVEMVCGPYRVVSLMSAEAAAELGLAPGVRAIASVKSTTVVVERPVPRKS; this comes from the coding sequence GTGACCGACTACCGCGTGGCCGAGGCCGCCGAGCTGCTCGGCGTCTCCACTGACACCGTCCGGCGCTGGATCGAGGCGGGGCGGGTGCCCAGCGCCACGGTCGACGGCCGCACGGTGATCCCGGGGGTCGACCTCGCCGGCCTGGCGGCATCGCTGGTCGACGAGGCCGACCGGGATCGCACCCGGGCCGGCGAGGTCAGCGCCCGCAACCGGATGACCGGGATCGTCACCCGGGTCCTCGCCGACACGGTGATGGCCCAGGTCGAGATGGTCTGCGGGCCCTATCGGGTCGTGTCGCTGATGAGCGCGGAGGCCGCCGCGGAGCTGGGCCTGGCTCCCGGCGTACGGGCGATCGCCTCGGTCAAGTCCACCACCGTCGTCGTCGAACGACCCGTCCCGAGGAAGTCCTGA
- a CDS encoding DUF4245 family protein, producing the protein MSQSQPSERPGRYQRSAVGLVTSLVVTVIAIGALLYFMGAFRPDFEVKPEAVDYVEIVQSAQQAGLTPIYPDALPKGWIATGVDVEPGDRPVIMVRLLTDDQKFVAVRQEDASITAMLSQWVDEDTETRPGYTVPSSVASPVARDWSGYADAGGDSAYAAEVDGQTVLVFGSAPVEDLRAVVDSLVTTPIG; encoded by the coding sequence ATGAGCCAGTCGCAGCCGTCAGAGCGCCCGGGCCGCTACCAGCGATCCGCGGTGGGTCTCGTCACCTCGCTCGTCGTCACCGTCATCGCGATCGGCGCGCTGCTCTACTTCATGGGCGCCTTCCGCCCGGACTTCGAGGTCAAGCCCGAGGCGGTCGATTACGTCGAGATCGTCCAGTCCGCGCAGCAGGCCGGCCTGACCCCGATCTACCCCGATGCCCTGCCGAAGGGCTGGATCGCCACCGGCGTCGACGTCGAGCCCGGCGACCGCCCGGTGATCATGGTCCGGCTGCTCACCGACGACCAGAAGTTCGTCGCCGTGCGCCAGGAGGACGCCTCGATCACCGCGATGCTGTCCCAGTGGGTCGACGAGGACACCGAGACCCGCCCCGGCTACACCGTGCCGTCCTCGGTCGCGAGCCCGGTCGCCCGCGACTGGTCGGGATACGCCGATGCCGGCGGCGACTCCGCCTATGCCGCGGAGGTCGACGGCCAGACCGTGCTGGTCTTCGGGTCCGCGCCGGTCGAGGACCTCCGGGCGGTCGTCGACTCGCTGGTCACCACGCCGATCGGCTAG
- a CDS encoding exodeoxyribonuclease VII small subunit, with protein sequence MTDTTPPEPSEELSYEDARAELVEVVRQLEAGGTTLEESLALWERGEALATTCQGWLDGARARLESVLGEGEDSDED encoded by the coding sequence ATGACTGACACCACGCCCCCGGAGCCGAGCGAGGAGCTGTCCTACGAGGACGCGCGCGCCGAGCTGGTCGAGGTGGTCCGTCAGCTCGAGGCCGGAGGTACGACGCTCGAGGAGTCGCTCGCGCTCTGGGAGCGCGGCGAGGCACTCGCCACCACCTGCCAGGGCTGGCTCGACGGAGCCCGGGCGCGGCTGGAGTCGGTACTGGGCGAGGGTGAGGACTCCGACGAGGACTAG
- the xseA gene encoding exodeoxyribonuclease VII large subunit: MALETSLEKPAPVRAIANALAGWIDRLGAVWVEGQVTQVNRRPGLSTVFMTLRDSVADISVPVTCSRVLFDGLPTPVTEGASVVIHARPSYYANRGSLSLNAREIRMVGLGELLARLERRRELLAAEGLFAQERKRRLPAVPRRVGLVTAPKSAAERDVLENATRRWPAVAFTTAYAAMQGQRSAEEVIEAVRRLDADPEVDVIVVARGGGSVEDLLPFSDEGLIRVVAAARTPVVSAIGHEPDSPLLDLVADVRASTPTDAAKLIVPDMAQERMMVDRARDALRRAVRHRLDREQSQLDALRARPALAHPGSLLDARVDELDDWRARIRRRLEWQLDRAADDLDHRRARVRALSPLATLRRGYAVLQDAEGHVVTSVGDVSPDAALSVRVADGRIHVTATRSEPIAEEIHD; encoded by the coding sequence GTGGCCCTCGAGACGTCGCTGGAGAAACCGGCTCCGGTCCGGGCGATCGCGAACGCGCTCGCCGGCTGGATCGACCGGCTCGGCGCGGTGTGGGTCGAGGGCCAGGTGACCCAGGTCAACCGGCGCCCCGGCCTGTCGACGGTCTTCATGACGCTGCGCGACTCGGTCGCCGACATCTCGGTGCCGGTGACCTGCTCGCGGGTCCTCTTCGACGGCCTGCCGACGCCGGTGACCGAGGGGGCCAGCGTGGTCATCCACGCGCGGCCGTCCTACTACGCCAACCGCGGCAGCCTCTCCCTCAACGCCCGCGAGATCCGGATGGTCGGCCTCGGCGAGCTGCTCGCCCGGCTCGAGCGGCGCCGCGAGCTGCTCGCCGCCGAGGGGCTGTTCGCCCAGGAGCGCAAGCGCCGGCTGCCCGCCGTACCCCGTCGCGTCGGGCTGGTCACGGCTCCCAAGTCGGCCGCCGAGCGCGACGTCCTCGAGAACGCCACCCGCCGCTGGCCGGCCGTCGCCTTCACCACCGCGTACGCCGCCATGCAGGGCCAGCGCTCGGCCGAGGAGGTGATCGAGGCCGTACGCCGCCTCGACGCGGACCCCGAGGTCGACGTCATCGTCGTGGCCCGGGGCGGCGGCTCGGTCGAGGACCTGCTGCCGTTCTCCGACGAGGGCCTGATCCGCGTGGTCGCTGCCGCCCGCACCCCGGTCGTGTCCGCGATCGGACACGAGCCGGACTCCCCGCTGCTCGACCTGGTGGCAGACGTCCGCGCTTCCACGCCCACCGACGCCGCGAAGCTGATCGTGCCCGACATGGCGCAGGAGCGGATGATGGTCGACCGGGCGCGCGACGCGCTGCGCCGCGCCGTGCGCCACCGCCTCGACCGCGAGCAGTCCCAGCTCGACGCGCTGCGCGCGCGCCCCGCGCTCGCGCACCCCGGCTCCCTTCTCGACGCCCGGGTCGACGAGCTCGACGACTGGCGCGCCCGGATCCGCCGCCGGCTCGAGTGGCAGCTCGACCGGGCCGCCGACGACCTCGACCACCGCCGCGCCCGGGTCCGCGCCCTGTCCCCGCTGGCCACCCTGCGCCGCGGGTACGCCGTCCTCCAGGACGCCGAGGGCCACGTCGTCACCTCCGTCGGCGACGTCTCCCCCGACGCGGCGCTGTCGGTCCGTGTCGCCGACGGCCGCATCCACGTCACCGCCACCCGTTCCGAGCCGATCGCCGAGGAGATCCATGACTGA
- a CDS encoding PfkB family carbohydrate kinase, with translation MTATTLVIGESVLDVVGGDERPGGSAVNVAVALARLGRPVRLATAYADDPAGEVIARHLQEAGVELAGDPHVLGRTPRAEAVIDATGAASYTFDIGWRLPTVPDESAHVVHVTSLAPLLDPGAAEVLALVERIAPTTCLTYDVNLRPAITGTRAQVLERVLRTASAATFVKASDEDLVALWPDRSAGESASALLALPGGPVAVIVTHGAEGASWHACSGPDWSTGGVHAQPVAVVDTIGAGDTFAAALVDHLWPLLGAGARDRLAALGPQEWSAALTYAARVAAVTVGRLGADPPTRAEVGVSP, from the coding sequence ATGACGGCGACGACGCTCGTGATCGGCGAATCCGTGCTCGACGTGGTCGGCGGCGACGAGCGGCCCGGCGGGTCGGCGGTCAACGTGGCCGTCGCCCTGGCCCGGCTCGGGAGACCGGTCCGCCTCGCGACGGCGTACGCCGACGACCCGGCCGGTGAGGTGATCGCTCGGCACCTCCAGGAGGCCGGCGTGGAGCTCGCCGGCGATCCCCACGTGCTGGGCAGGACCCCGCGCGCGGAGGCCGTCATCGACGCGACCGGCGCGGCGTCGTACACCTTCGACATCGGGTGGCGGCTGCCCACCGTGCCCGACGAGTCCGCGCACGTCGTCCACGTGACCTCGCTGGCGCCGCTGCTCGACCCGGGCGCCGCCGAGGTCCTCGCGCTGGTCGAGCGGATCGCGCCCACCACCTGCCTGACGTACGACGTCAACCTGCGTCCCGCGATCACCGGCACCCGCGCCCAGGTGCTCGAGCGGGTGCTGCGGACCGCGTCGGCAGCGACCTTCGTGAAGGCGTCCGACGAGGACCTGGTCGCGCTCTGGCCGGACCGGTCGGCGGGGGAGTCGGCCTCGGCGCTGCTCGCGCTGCCGGGCGGGCCGGTCGCCGTCATCGTCACCCACGGCGCGGAGGGCGCCTCCTGGCATGCCTGCTCCGGGCCGGATTGGTCCACCGGCGGCGTGCATGCCCAGCCGGTCGCCGTCGTCGACACGATCGGCGCCGGCGACACCTTCGCTGCCGCGCTCGTCGACCACCTCTGGCCGCTGCTCGGCGCCGGGGCCCGCGACCGGCTGGCCGCGCTCGGGCCACAGGAGTGGAGCGCCGCGCTGACCTACGCCGCCCGCGTCGCCGCCGTCACCGTCGGTCGGCTGGGGGCCGACCCGCCGACCCGTGCGGAGGTCGGCGTCTCGCCCTGA
- the truA gene encoding tRNA pseudouridine(38-40) synthase TruA: MRLRIDLAYDGGDFRGWASQPGLRTVQAELTAALTTVLRLPEGSLRVTCAGRTDSGVHARGQVVHVDVPEDPEAGSPTAARQVTQLDILARRVNGVLDKTVRVHRISEAPDGFDARFAALWRRYAYRIVDDPARADPLTRNHVLFWPRRLDVAAMDEAARSLVGLHDFAAFCKHREGATTIRTLLEFGWTRTDDELVVGHVKADAFCHSMVRALVGCMIAIGEGRQDPAWAVEILTGRRRDQGVVVVPAHGLTLEEVAYPDAAGLADRVAQTAARRTHAETDGAEG, translated from the coding sequence GTGCGCCTGCGGATCGACCTCGCCTACGACGGCGGCGACTTCCGGGGCTGGGCGTCGCAGCCGGGACTGCGCACGGTGCAGGCCGAGCTGACCGCCGCGTTGACCACGGTGCTGCGGCTGCCCGAGGGCTCACTGCGAGTCACCTGCGCGGGCCGCACCGACTCGGGCGTCCACGCGCGCGGGCAGGTCGTGCACGTCGACGTACCCGAGGACCCGGAGGCGGGCTCGCCCACCGCGGCCCGGCAGGTCACCCAGCTCGACATCCTCGCCCGGCGGGTCAACGGGGTGCTCGACAAGACGGTGCGGGTACACCGGATCAGCGAGGCACCCGACGGGTTCGACGCGCGGTTCGCGGCGCTGTGGCGGCGCTATGCCTACCGGATCGTCGACGATCCGGCGCGTGCCGACCCGTTGACCCGCAACCACGTGCTGTTCTGGCCGCGGCGGCTCGACGTCGCGGCGATGGACGAGGCCGCGCGCTCGCTGGTCGGGCTCCACGACTTCGCCGCGTTCTGCAAGCACCGCGAGGGGGCGACGACGATCCGCACCCTGCTGGAGTTCGGCTGGACCCGCACCGACGACGAGCTGGTCGTGGGGCACGTGAAGGCCGACGCGTTCTGCCACTCGATGGTGCGCGCGCTGGTCGGCTGCATGATCGCGATCGGCGAGGGACGTCAGGACCCCGCCTGGGCGGTCGAGATCCTGACCGGGCGGCGGCGCGACCAGGGCGTGGTCGTCGTACCCGCGCACGGGCTGACGCTCGAGGAGGTCGCCTACCCGGACGCCGCCGGGCTGGCCGATCGCGTGGCACAGACCGCGGCCCGCCGTACCCACGCCGAGACGGACGGAGCCGAGGGGTGA
- a CDS encoding methyltransferase gives MSDEHYFSADPSVAFQRAPVAAEVWGHELALVSGSGVFAQGRLDIGTSVLFRETQAPTGGRILDLGCGYGVIGLACAVAAPGATVTAVDVNQRAVLLANENAESLGVAERYTAMVPEQVDPAATYDEIWSNPPIRIGKAALHELLLTWLPRLAPDGRAVMVVGKNLGADSLQRWLGEQGFPTERIASAKGFRVLETRRA, from the coding sequence GTGAGCGACGAGCACTACTTCTCCGCGGACCCCTCGGTCGCCTTCCAGCGCGCACCCGTCGCGGCCGAGGTCTGGGGCCACGAGCTGGCGCTGGTGAGCGGGTCCGGCGTGTTCGCGCAGGGCCGCCTGGACATCGGCACGTCGGTCCTGTTCCGCGAGACCCAGGCGCCCACCGGCGGCCGGATCCTCGACCTCGGCTGCGGGTACGGCGTGATCGGGCTCGCCTGCGCCGTCGCCGCCCCGGGCGCCACCGTCACCGCCGTCGACGTCAACCAGCGCGCGGTGCTGCTCGCCAACGAGAACGCCGAGTCGCTGGGAGTCGCGGAGCGCTACACCGCGATGGTCCCGGAGCAGGTCGACCCCGCGGCGACGTACGACGAGATCTGGTCCAACCCCCCGATCCGGATCGGCAAGGCGGCGCTCCACGAGCTGCTGCTGACCTGGCTGCCCCGCCTCGCGCCCGACGGCCGCGCGGTGATGGTGGTCGGCAAGAACCTCGGCGCCGACTCGCTGCAGCGCTGGCTCGGCGAGCAGGGCTTCCCGACCGAGCGGATCGCCAGCGCGAAGGGGTTCCGGGTCCTCGAGACCCGCCGCGCCTGA
- a CDS encoding SIMPL domain-containing protein, translating to MPTEFTVRGSHSAFQPPERGTAHITLAFQGPALQPAYDRVVHDLEAVKASVQELHDPADGPVTWWSTQHVRTWAQRPWNKDGKQLPLVHHASVGVQVKFRDFGRLATWVGRLVSSAEGFRLDGVEWALTEARRVELERTVRVRAVQEAARRAQEYADALGLGTVRPVAVADAGMLSQGISPMGGGGPAAYMRMAAKESGGGAELELAPEDIEVSAEVDARFVAE from the coding sequence ATGCCGACCGAGTTCACCGTGCGCGGGTCGCACTCCGCCTTCCAGCCGCCCGAGCGCGGCACCGCGCACATCACGCTGGCCTTCCAGGGCCCCGCGCTGCAGCCCGCCTACGACCGCGTCGTCCACGACCTGGAGGCCGTGAAGGCCTCGGTCCAGGAGCTCCACGACCCCGCCGACGGGCCGGTCACCTGGTGGTCGACGCAGCACGTGCGCACCTGGGCGCAGCGCCCGTGGAACAAGGACGGCAAGCAGCTCCCGCTCGTCCACCACGCCAGCGTCGGCGTACAGGTGAAGTTCCGCGACTTCGGCCGGCTCGCCACCTGGGTGGGCCGGCTGGTCAGCTCCGCCGAGGGCTTCCGGCTCGACGGCGTCGAGTGGGCCCTGACCGAGGCGCGCCGGGTCGAGCTCGAGCGCACCGTGCGGGTCCGGGCGGTGCAGGAGGCGGCCCGCCGCGCCCAGGAGTACGCCGACGCGCTCGGCCTCGGGACCGTACGGCCGGTCGCGGTGGCCGACGCGGGCATGCTCAGCCAGGGCATCTCGCCGATGGGCGGCGGCGGCCCGGCGGCGTACATGCGGATGGCGGCCAAGGAGTCCGGCGGCGGTGCCGAGCTCGAGCTGGCACCCGAGGACATCGAGGTCTCCGCGGAGGTGGACGCCCGCTTCGTCGCGGAGTGA
- a CDS encoding maleylpyruvate isomerase N-terminal domain-containing protein, with protein sequence MEWNDLLEKTTGEFALVLATGDLDAPVPACPGWTLADLGEHTRWVHAWATHAVTDHSPDGDSPAPGPERDALVDGYRAAAGRLLDVLRQTAPDATVWTFGSDKRAGFWQRRQFHEVTMHLYDALDSQARAGEWQLSPELGWDGVDEVATLFYPRQVRLGRSEPLPAPVRLVATDLDRSLVLEPDAAGEPVELAAPAADLLLMLWGRVPATGPAAAVLAQAKVTS encoded by the coding sequence ATGGAGTGGAACGACCTGCTGGAGAAGACGACGGGCGAGTTCGCGCTGGTGCTGGCGACCGGCGACCTCGACGCGCCCGTCCCGGCCTGCCCGGGCTGGACCCTCGCCGACCTCGGCGAGCACACCCGCTGGGTGCACGCGTGGGCGACGCACGCCGTCACCGACCACTCGCCCGACGGCGACAGCCCCGCGCCCGGGCCGGAGCGCGACGCGCTCGTCGACGGCTACCGGGCTGCCGCCGGGCGCCTCCTCGACGTGCTGCGGCAGACGGCACCCGACGCGACGGTGTGGACCTTCGGGTCCGACAAGCGGGCCGGGTTCTGGCAGCGCCGCCAGTTCCACGAGGTCACCATGCACCTGTACGACGCCCTCGACTCCCAGGCTCGCGCCGGTGAGTGGCAGCTGAGCCCGGAGCTCGGCTGGGACGGCGTCGACGAGGTCGCGACGCTCTTCTACCCGCGCCAGGTCCGGCTCGGGCGCTCCGAGCCGCTGCCCGCGCCGGTCCGCCTGGTCGCCACCGATCTCGACCGCTCGCTCGTGCTCGAGCCCGACGCGGCCGGCGAGCCGGTCGAGCTGGCCGCGCCGGCGGCGGACCTGCTGCTCATGCTCTGGGGGCGGGTGCCGGCGACGGGGCCGGCCGCCGCCGTCCTCGCGCAGGCGAAGGTCACGTCCTGA
- a CDS encoding PadR family transcriptional regulator, with translation MSIKHGLLALLAPGPKYGYQLKAEFEATTGSAWPLNIGQVYSTLQRLEKGGQIEADGVPDDDGRVVYALTPAGREELAGWFRSPIAQESRPRDELAIKLAMAVSTPGVEAGEVVQAQRRQAMSSLQSLTRVKASVPDEDLARVMVVDSLIFAVEAEVSWLDRCEARLRKARTAKTPEKEAVQ, from the coding sequence ATGTCCATCAAGCATGGTCTTCTGGCGCTCCTGGCGCCGGGCCCGAAGTACGGCTACCAGCTGAAGGCCGAGTTCGAGGCCACGACCGGGTCGGCCTGGCCGCTGAACATCGGGCAGGTCTACTCGACCCTCCAGCGCCTCGAGAAGGGCGGCCAGATCGAGGCCGACGGGGTGCCCGACGACGACGGGCGCGTGGTCTACGCGCTCACCCCTGCCGGTCGCGAGGAGCTCGCCGGCTGGTTCCGCTCCCCGATCGCCCAGGAGTCGCGACCGCGCGACGAGCTCGCGATCAAGCTGGCGATGGCGGTCAGCACGCCGGGCGTCGAGGCCGGCGAGGTGGTGCAGGCCCAGCGCCGACAGGCGATGAGCTCCCTACAGTCCCTGACCCGCGTCAAGGCGTCCGTCCCGGACGAGGACCTGGCCCGGGTGATGGTGGTCGACTCGCTGATCTTCGCCGTCGAGGCCGAGGTCAGCTGGCTCGACCGGTGTGAAGCCCGGCTCCGCAAGGCCCGAACCGCAAAGACCCCCGAGAAGGAGGCCGTCCAGTGA
- a CDS encoding ABC transporter ATP-binding protein: MTANPVLEIRNAGKVYGVGETLVTALHAASLSVAPGELVAVRGASGSGKSTLLHLAGGLDAPSTGDVLVEGRSLSGLARKELARLRRRSIGYVFQDLNLVPSLTAAENIALPRELDGTPAAEARTEALAALEEIGLREVADRFPDEMSGGQQQRVAIARALIGPRRLVLADEPTGALDSETGEGVLRLLRARCDAGAACLLVTHEPRHSAWADRVVFISDGAIVDETTADAPAVLDLGALT; this comes from the coding sequence GTGACCGCCAACCCCGTCCTGGAGATCCGCAACGCCGGCAAGGTGTACGGCGTCGGCGAGACCCTGGTGACCGCCCTGCACGCGGCCTCGCTCTCGGTCGCCCCGGGTGAGCTGGTCGCCGTACGCGGTGCCTCGGGCTCCGGCAAGAGCACCCTGCTGCACCTGGCCGGCGGTCTCGACGCCCCGAGCACCGGCGACGTCCTCGTCGAAGGCAGGTCGCTGTCCGGACTGGCGCGCAAGGAGCTGGCCCGGCTGCGGCGCCGCTCGATCGGCTACGTCTTCCAGGACCTCAACCTGGTGCCGTCGTTGACCGCTGCCGAGAACATCGCGCTGCCCCGTGAGCTCGACGGCACCCCGGCCGCCGAGGCCCGGACCGAGGCGCTCGCCGCGCTGGAGGAGATCGGCCTGCGCGAGGTCGCCGACCGGTTCCCCGACGAGATGTCCGGTGGCCAGCAGCAGCGGGTCGCGATCGCCCGCGCCCTGATCGGCCCGCGGCGCCTGGTGCTCGCCGACGAGCCGACCGGGGCGCTGGACAGTGAGACCGGGGAGGGCGTGCTGCGCCTGCTGCGGGCGCGTTGCGACGCCGGTGCCGCCTGCCTGCTGGTCACCCACGAGCCCCGGCACTCCGCCTGGGCCGACCGGGTGGTGTTCATCAGCGACGGCGCCATCGTCGACGAGACGACGGCCGACGCGCCGGCCGTGCTCGACCTCGGGGCACTGACGTGA